ACGCCTTCCTACTGCCGGGAGACGTGGTCGGTCAGGCGATGAACGAGCTCTTCACGATGGTCGCCGAGGGCAGTCTCCGGCCAATCCTCGGGCAGACCTACCCTCTGGCCGAGGCCCGCCGGGCCCACGAGGACCTGCGGTCCCGCGGCACGGTCGGCAAGCTGACCCTCGACCCTTCGCTGTAGTTTTCCGACAGCTCATTGCCCTCAGAACGCCCACCTTTACGAAGTAGATTTGCATTTGTCCGGTTTCTCCGTTCCGGGTGGCGGTAAGGCCACCCGGAACGGAGAAACCACGGACGGCGCGGGGCCTGACCTGGACCGCCCCCTGCGAGCCACTAGTGCTCGCCCTCGAAACGAACCGAACGCTGGTCCGCCCACTCCAGTCGGATCAGCTCCATCTCCGCCAGGAGGGAGTCGGCGGCCTCGATCACCGCCCGGGCGCCGCGGCGCCTCCACCCCGGCGCCCGGGGAGGGAAAGACCCCGACGGCGATCTCACGCCCGTGGTCGGCACTCACGTTCGCGCCTCCTTCTCACCCACTCGCCCCGTCCGCGTGACCGATCACTTGTAGACGAGGTCCGCGTAGTCGCGGTGCCGCTGGATCCAGCCCTTGACGAAGGGGCACAGCGGAAGGACAGCCAGTTCACGGGTGCGTACGTCGTCCAGCGCCTCGCGGATCAGGGTGCTGCCCATCCCCTGCCCCTCGAAGGCCGGGTCGATCTCGGTGTGGGTGAAGGTGATGAGGCCTTCAGTCAGGATGTACTCCGCGTACCCGGCGACCTCGCCGTCGGCCCTGACCTCGTATCGGCGCCTGTCGGGAATGTCGGTGACCTCGGTTGCCATGCCGGAACCTCCTGGGTGTGGGGTACAGCCGTAGGGCACGGGCGACCTCGCCCGCGTCCGAGCCATTCTCGCCCTTGACCTGCCCGCGTCCCCCTTGCGGCACGCGCCCTGGCGGACATAGAGTCTCCGTGACATACCGACCAGTCGGTCTAAGGAGTACGTATGACTTCGCGGTTCGACGGGCGCACCGCCATCGTCACCGGTGCCAGCCGCGGCATCGGCCTGGCCATCGCCCAACGGCTCGTCTCCGAGGGCGCTCGCGTGTGCATCACCGCGCGCAAGCCCGAGCCCCTCCAGGAAGCCGTGACGGCCCTCGGCGGCCCCGAGCACGCCATCGGAATCCCCGGCCGCGCCGACGACCCCGAGCACCAGGACGCGGCGATCGCCGCCACCCTGGAGGCCTTCGGCAGCGTCGACCTTTTCGTCAACAACACCGGCATCAACCCGGTCTACGGGCGCATGGTCGACCTCGACCTGGACGCCGCCCGCAAGATCTTCGAGGTCAACGCGCTCTCCGCGATCTCCTGGGTGCAGAAGGTCTACAAGGCCTGGCTGGCCGAGCACGGCGGCGCCATCGTCAACGTCTCCTCCGTGGCCGGGATCAAGCCCGCCCCCGGGATCGGCTTCTACGGCGCCACCAAGGCGATGCTCAGCCACATCACCGAGGAGCTCGCCGTCGAGCTGGGGCCGAACATCCGGGTGAACGGCGTCGCCCCGGCCGTGGTCAAGACCCGCTTCGCCGAGGCCCTGTACGAGGGCCGCGAGGAGAAGGTCGCCGCCGCCTACCCGCTGAACCGCCTGGGCCTGCCCGAGGACGTCGCGGGCGCGGTCGCCTTCCTGCTCTCCGAGGACGCCGCGTGGGTCACCGGCCGCACCCTGGTGCTGGACGGCGGCGTCACCCTGACCGGAGGGGTGTGACCGACGTGGAGCTCAAGAACACGCAGCCGAAAGGCACCCAGCTGACGGATGTCGGAGCCGTGGTGACCGGCGGCGGTAACGGGATCGGCGCGGCGATCGCCCGCCGCCTGGCCGGTGCCGGGGCACGGGTCGTGGTCAACGACCTGGACGCGGGCGCCGCCGAGGCCGTGGCCGCGGAGATCGGCGGGATCGCCGTGCCCGGGGACGCCGCCGGCGAGGCCGGCGTGACCGCCCTGATCGCCGAGGCCGGGGCGCACCTGGGTGGAATCGACCTCTACGTGGCCAACGCAGGGGTCGCCGTGAGCGGCGGCCCCGAAGCTCTGGAGTCCGACTGGGACCTGTCCTGGCAGGTCAACGTGATGTCGCACGTGCGTGCGGCCCGCGAGCTCGTCCCGGGCTGGTTGGAGCGCGGCCGCGGCCACCTGCTCACCACCGTGTCCGCGGCGGGTCTGCTGAGCATGCTCGGCAGCGCACCCTACTCGGTGACCAAGCACGCCGCCCTGGCCTTCGGCGAGTGGATGTCGGCCACCTACGGGGACCGGGGCATCACCACCCAGTGCCTGTGCCCCCTGGGGGTGCGCACCAACATGCTCGACGACAGCGGGTCGGAGGGCCAGGCCATCCTGGCCGGGGACGCCATCACGCCGGAGGAGGTCGCCGACGCGGTGATGGCGGGGCTCGCCGACGGGCGCTTCCTGATCCTGCCGCACCCCCAGGTCGCTGACTACTACGCGGCCCGGGCCGCTGACACCGACGCCTGGCTGGCCGGGATGCGGCGCCTGCAGGCCAAGGTGTTCGGCACGGAGGAGCAGGCATGAGCGACAAACTCTCCGGCGACGAACCCTCCGACGCCGAACTCCCCGGACTGGACCTGGAGCGGCTGCGTTCCTACCTGGACCGCGAGCTGCCCGGGCTGGTCTCGGGGCCGCTCAGCGGGAGAGTGATCGCGGGTGGCAAGTCCAACCTGACCTACGTGGTCACCGACGGTGCCGGCTCCTGGGTGGTACGCCGCCCGCCGCTGGGGCACGTGCTGGCCACCGCCCACGACATGCCCCGCGAGTACCGGGTGATGACCGCGCTGCGCGACACCTCCGTGCCGGTACCGCGCACGCACGTGCTGTGCGAGGACACCGAGGTGCTCGGCGCACCGTTCTACGTCATGGAACACGTGGCGGGCACGCCCTTCCGCACCCTGGACGAGATCGCCCCGCTCGGGACGGAGGGCGTGCGCAAGGTCGCCGACGGGCTGATCGCGACCCTGGGCAACCTGCACGCGGTGGACCCCGCCGAGGTGGGCCTGGGCGACTTCGGCCGTCCGGCAGGCTTCCTGGAACGCCAGGTGCGCCGCTGGAGCAAGCAGCTGGAGGCCTCGCGCAGCCGGGACATCCCCGGGATCGACGAGTTGCGCGACAAACTGGCGGCCATGCTGCCCGAGCAGGGCGCGCCCGCGATCGTGCACGGCGACTACCGGCTCGACAACGTGCTGGTCACCGACGACGGGCGGCTCACCGCCGTACTGGACTGGGAGATGGCCACCCTCGGCGACCCCCTCGTGGACCTGGGGCTGATGCTCGTCTACCGGGAGCAGCCGGTCATCGGCGGCTCGGGACCGGCCACCTCGGCCGAGGGTTTCCCCTCCTCCCCCGAGCTGGTGGAGATGTACGCGGCAGCGACCGGCCGGGACGTGTCCCGACTCGGCTGGTACGTGGCCTTCGGCTGCTTCAAGCTCGCGGTGATCGCCGAGGGCATCCACTTCCGGCACAGCCGGGGCCTGACCGTGGGCGCCGGCTTCGACGGGATCGGCGACGTCGTCGCCCCGCTGGTACAGCGCGCCCACACCATGCTCAAGGAGGACTGAGGACCGATGGACTTCGCTTTCGACGCCCGGACCGAGGAGCTGCGCGCGCGGCTCCTGGCCTTCATGGACGAACACGTCTACCCCGCCGAGCCGGTGTTCGCCGCCCAGCTGGCGGAGCGGGAGGACCCCTGGGCGATCCCGCCGGTGGTCGAGGACCTCAAGGCCGAGGCCCGCAAACAGGGGTTGTGGAACTTCTTCCTGGCCGGTCACCCCGAGCACGGCGGGCTGCCCAACCTCCAGTACGCCCCGTTGGCCGAGATCACCGGGCGCAGCTCCCACCTGGCACCGGTGGCTCTGAACTGCGCGGCCCCGGACACCGGGAACATGGAGGTGCTGACCATGTTCGGCACCGACGAACAGAAGAAGCGGTGGCTGGAGCCGCTGCTGGACGGACGCATCCGGTCCGCCTTCGCGATGACCGAACCCGAGGTGGCCTCCTCCGACGCCACCAACATCACCACCCGCATCGTCCGCGACGGTGACGAGTACGTGGTCAACGGGCGCAAGTGGTACATCAGCGGAGCGCTCAACCCGGCCTGCGAGATCCTCATCGTGATGGGCAAGACCGACCCCGACGCCGAACGGCACCGGCAGCAGAGCATGGTGCTGGTGCCGCGGGACACCCCCGGGCTGCGCATCGGGCGCGGTATGAGCGTGTTCGGCTACGACGACAGCGACCACGGCGGCCACGCCGAGGTGTTCTTCGACGACGTGCGCGTTCCCGCGGAGAACCTGATCGGCGGCGAGGGCGAGGGGTTCGCGATCGCCCAGGCCCGGCTGGGCCCTGGCCGTATCCACCACTGCATGCGTTCCATCGGTGTCGCCGAGCGGGCCCTGGAGCTGACCTGCAAGCGGGTACTGGACCGGGTGGCCTTCGGCCGTCCGCTGGCCGAGCAGGGCGTGGTCCGCGAGTGGATCGCCGAGGCCCGGGTGGCGATCGAACAGCTGCGCCTGCTGGTACTCAAGACCGCCTACCTGATGGACACGGTGGGCAACAGGGGCGCGCACACCGAGATCCAGGCGATCAAGATCGCCACCCCGCGCACGGTGGAGTGGATCCTGGACAAGTGCGTGCAGGCCCACGGCGCCGCCGGGGTCAGCCAGGACACCCCGCTGGCGGGCTGGCAGGCGGGCGTGCGCTCGCTGCGCCTGGCCGACGGCCCGGACGAGGTGCACCTGCGCTCCCTGGCCCGCGCGGAGCTGCGTAAGTACGCGTAGAGGACTCGA
This DNA window, taken from Nocardiopsis exhalans, encodes the following:
- a CDS encoding GNAT family N-acetyltransferase, with the protein product MSRRLYVRQGACRKGDAGRSRARMARTRARSPVPYGCTPHPGGSGMATEVTDIPDRRRYEVRADGEVAGYAEYILTEGLITFTHTEIDPAFEGQGMGSTLIREALDDVRTRELAVLPLCPFVKGWIQRHRDYADLVYK
- a CDS encoding SDR family oxidoreductase, coding for MTSRFDGRTAIVTGASRGIGLAIAQRLVSEGARVCITARKPEPLQEAVTALGGPEHAIGIPGRADDPEHQDAAIAATLEAFGSVDLFVNNTGINPVYGRMVDLDLDAARKIFEVNALSAISWVQKVYKAWLAEHGGAIVNVSSVAGIKPAPGIGFYGATKAMLSHITEELAVELGPNIRVNGVAPAVVKTRFAEALYEGREEKVAAAYPLNRLGLPEDVAGAVAFLLSEDAAWVTGRTLVLDGGVTLTGGV
- a CDS encoding SDR family oxidoreductase: MTDVELKNTQPKGTQLTDVGAVVTGGGNGIGAAIARRLAGAGARVVVNDLDAGAAEAVAAEIGGIAVPGDAAGEAGVTALIAEAGAHLGGIDLYVANAGVAVSGGPEALESDWDLSWQVNVMSHVRAARELVPGWLERGRGHLLTTVSAAGLLSMLGSAPYSVTKHAALAFGEWMSATYGDRGITTQCLCPLGVRTNMLDDSGSEGQAILAGDAITPEEVADAVMAGLADGRFLILPHPQVADYYAARAADTDAWLAGMRRLQAKVFGTEEQA
- a CDS encoding phosphotransferase family protein, yielding MSDKLSGDEPSDAELPGLDLERLRSYLDRELPGLVSGPLSGRVIAGGKSNLTYVVTDGAGSWVVRRPPLGHVLATAHDMPREYRVMTALRDTSVPVPRTHVLCEDTEVLGAPFYVMEHVAGTPFRTLDEIAPLGTEGVRKVADGLIATLGNLHAVDPAEVGLGDFGRPAGFLERQVRRWSKQLEASRSRDIPGIDELRDKLAAMLPEQGAPAIVHGDYRLDNVLVTDDGRLTAVLDWEMATLGDPLVDLGLMLVYREQPVIGGSGPATSAEGFPSSPELVEMYAAATGRDVSRLGWYVAFGCFKLAVIAEGIHFRHSRGLTVGAGFDGIGDVVAPLVQRAHTMLKED
- a CDS encoding acyl-CoA dehydrogenase family protein translates to MDFAFDARTEELRARLLAFMDEHVYPAEPVFAAQLAEREDPWAIPPVVEDLKAEARKQGLWNFFLAGHPEHGGLPNLQYAPLAEITGRSSHLAPVALNCAAPDTGNMEVLTMFGTDEQKKRWLEPLLDGRIRSAFAMTEPEVASSDATNITTRIVRDGDEYVVNGRKWYISGALNPACEILIVMGKTDPDAERHRQQSMVLVPRDTPGLRIGRGMSVFGYDDSDHGGHAEVFFDDVRVPAENLIGGEGEGFAIAQARLGPGRIHHCMRSIGVAERALELTCKRVLDRVAFGRPLAEQGVVREWIAEARVAIEQLRLLVLKTAYLMDTVGNRGAHTEIQAIKIATPRTVEWILDKCVQAHGAAGVSQDTPLAGWQAGVRSLRLADGPDEVHLRSLARAELRKYA